The following are encoded together in the Theileria orientalis strain Shintoku DNA, chromosome 1, complete genome genome:
- a CDS encoding transcriptional adaptor has product MENNNVCPQAKNGDKRMSKSEKTTPTDGVTKPQSIGTKCRPNETNPKAQAHSKLRGNDSSVVIKAIGSYVQCNICSKLCSRQGHIKCAECIDFNICIKCFCSGLERPDEEALSSSFVNVPLKDSGSEHRNTHKYIPVGPSNFALFSKDWSAEQELLLIDAISKYGLGNWTEVSDMVTMSHSGYKTEEECEAHYYQYYLNSATAPLPDTTSLVYDNNGKPLMVPHRGPRPLQDKPKPGIGTTTSSNKPQAKPQIIGYWPLRGDFDIEYDNDAELILADMEFRSDDTPEQIELKLSVIEIYNSKLDERIYRKKIIIERGLLDTKSLQQKERKYTTEEKELYNLFKPFLRFQTPEEHDHTIRLIVKERKLRSRLYQLMIWKTLGLESAEDIKKYEDKLQRIDYFKEVLIKQESDPSRRHEKRLRTSSFDNEAASTSSANKLKLKDFMEENEIEFCESLQLPPIAYFLAKRVLLQELACNTIYSVDDMCNELRIDGTKQGRIFDFLLMLSPKALRSMDQEVADLSKATLDKYGFIDTSNSSTQITVDTTTSAPVGAVEKSTGSSTKTSNPESRGSHTPRSTTKGTPTADRPLKQQKLQF; this is encoded by the exons CAACACCAACCGATGGTGTTACGAAACCACAAAGCATAGGCACGAAGTGTAGACCTAACGAAACTAACCCAAAAGCCCAAGCGCATTCAAAACTGAGAGGAAATGATTCCTCTGTTGTCATTAAGGCAATAGGCTCATACGTACAGTGTAATATTTGCAGTAAACTCTGTTCCAGACAGGGACACATCAAGTGCGCAGAGTGTATCGACTtcaatatatgtattaaatgCTTCTGTTCCGGCCTAGAAAGGCCAGACGAGGAGGCCCTGAGTAGCTCATTCGTAAACGTACCATTGAAGGATTCAGGGTCGGAACACCGAAACACACACAAGTACATACCAGTAGGCCCGTCAAACTTCGCCCTGTTCTCAAAAG ATTGGTCAGCGGAACAGGAGCTGTTGCTGATAGACGCGATTTCGAAATACGGACTCGGAAACTGGACA GAGGTGTCGGACATGGTTACAATGTCGCACTCAGGGTACAAGACGGAGGAGGAATGCGAAGCACACTACTACCAGTACTACCTAAATTCAGCAACAGCGCCACTACCG GATACGACGAGTCTGGTCTACGATAATAATGGAAAGCCACTTATGGTACCACACAGAGGCCCGCGCCCATTACAGGATAAACCAAAGCCAGGTATAGGAACCACaa CCTCGAGCAATAAGCCGCAAGCCAAGCCACAAATAATTGGATATTGGCCACTGAGAGGAGACTTCGACATAGAATACGACAACGACGCAGAGCTGATACTGGCGGACATGGAATTTAGATCGGACGACACCCCCGAGCAAATAGAATTGAAGCTGAGCGTAATTGAAATATACAACTCTAAACTAGATGAACGGatatatcgcaaaaaaATCATAATAGAACG GGGCCTGCTCGATACAAAGTCCCTGCAACAGAAGGAGCGTAAGTACACAACGGAGGAAAAGGAACTATACAACCTGTTTAAGCCATTCCTAAGGTTCCAAACACCAGAGGAACACGATCACACAATAAGACTCATAGTCAAGGAGAGGAAGCTGAGATCAAGACTGTATCAGCTGATGATATGGAAGACCCTGGGATTGGAGAGCGCCGAGGACATCAAGAAGTACGAAGATAAGCTGCAGAGAATAGACTACTTCAAAGAGGTGTTGATTAAGCAGGAATCGGACCCTTCCAGGAGACACGAAAAAAGATTGAGAACATCTTCGTTTGACAACGAG GCTGCCAGCACCAGTAGTGCCAATAAGCTTAAGCTGAAAGATTTCATGGAGGAAAACGAAATAGAGTTCTGCGAATCACTACAGCTGCCGCCAATCGCCTACTTCCTGGCAAAAAGAGTACTGCTGCAAGAGCTGGCCTGCAACACAATATACTCAGTGGACGACATGTGCAACGAGCTGAGAATAGACGGGACGAAGCAGGGAAGAATATTCGACTTCCTGCTAATGCTCTCGCCCAAGGCGCTGAGAAGCATGGACCAGGAAGTGGCGGACCTGTCGAAGGCGACACTGGATAAGTACGGATTCATAGACACGTCGAACTCGTCAACACAAATCACAGTGGACACGACAACGAGCGCGCCCGTGGGAGCAGTGGAAAAGTCAACTGGGTCCTCGACGAAGACCAGTAACCCTGAATCCAGGGGGTCTCACACGCCCAGGTCGACGACGAAGGGCACACCCACAGCCGACAGACCCTTGAAACAGCAGAAATtgcaattttaa